One genomic segment of Acidimicrobiia bacterium includes these proteins:
- the lpdA gene encoding dihydrolipoyl dehydrogenase — protein MYDVVIVGGGPAGYAAALYAHNYGLKTALVEKDEVGGTCLLRGCIPAKAWLQSAEVFTTVAGAGEFGVQSSAPSFDWGTALARKQKIVDGLVKGLSGLLKQRKVEVINGHGRLDGAGRVVVNDGEQVLETKNVIVATGSVPRSIPGYEFDGVRIVSSDHALDWEARPQRVAIIGAGAIGCEFASLLVDLGSDVTLFELMDQIVPGADAKAARELQKHLKRRGVKIHTGVTVGDPVVSDGGVTVPFGEDSADVDVVLVAVGRAPVTDAIGLETVRAETDRGYIVADLTTMVTAEPGVYAVGDLLAGTPQLAHAGFAEGIAAVTHIATGRAAGPDYRAIPLVVYTHPEMAEVGLTEAAAVAQGYEVETHSHSFMGVGRAQIIGQNQGLVKVVVQKDGPIIGASVVGPQAGELIHELMYIVGWEALPEEAAAFIHAHPTLSEAVGETLLSSTGRSLH, from the coding sequence GTGTACGACGTTGTGATCGTTGGCGGTGGCCCGGCCGGCTATGCCGCCGCTCTTTATGCACACAACTACGGCCTCAAGACTGCGCTCGTGGAAAAGGACGAGGTTGGCGGAACCTGCCTGTTGCGGGGCTGCATTCCCGCCAAGGCATGGCTCCAATCTGCCGAGGTCTTCACAACCGTGGCCGGGGCCGGCGAGTTCGGCGTCCAGTCGAGTGCCCCGTCGTTCGACTGGGGTACGGCGCTGGCGCGCAAACAGAAGATCGTTGATGGTCTCGTCAAAGGTCTGTCCGGACTCCTCAAACAGCGCAAGGTCGAAGTGATCAACGGGCACGGGCGACTCGACGGCGCCGGCCGCGTGGTTGTGAACGACGGTGAGCAGGTTCTGGAAACCAAGAACGTGATAGTCGCGACCGGGTCCGTGCCGCGCAGCATTCCGGGATACGAATTCGACGGTGTCCGGATCGTGAGCTCCGACCATGCCCTCGATTGGGAGGCCCGGCCTCAACGTGTAGCGATTATCGGTGCGGGAGCCATCGGCTGCGAGTTCGCCAGCCTGCTCGTGGATCTGGGCAGTGACGTGACCCTGTTCGAACTCATGGATCAAATCGTGCCCGGAGCGGATGCCAAGGCGGCCCGGGAGCTTCAGAAGCACCTCAAACGGCGCGGGGTGAAGATCCACACGGGCGTGACCGTCGGCGACCCGGTCGTTAGCGACGGGGGCGTGACCGTTCCGTTTGGAGAGGACTCTGCGGATGTCGACGTCGTTCTGGTCGCCGTCGGTCGGGCGCCCGTGACGGACGCCATCGGCTTGGAGACGGTCCGCGCTGAGACCGATCGCGGCTACATCGTGGCCGATTTGACCACAATGGTGACGGCCGAGCCGGGCGTCTACGCCGTCGGGGATTTGCTGGCGGGGACTCCTCAGCTGGCCCACGCCGGGTTCGCCGAGGGTATAGCCGCGGTAACCCACATCGCCACCGGGCGGGCGGCGGGCCCCGACTATCGAGCCATTCCGCTGGTGGTCTACACGCATCCGGAGATGGCCGAAGTAGGTCTCACGGAGGCCGCCGCCGTGGCTCAGGGGTATGAGGTCGAAACCCATTCCCATAGTTTCATGGGAGTCGGCCGGGCGCAGATCATCGGGCAAAACCAGGGGTTGGTGAAGGTGGTAGTTCAGAAGGATGGGCCGATCATCGGTGCATCCGTTGTCGGCCCGCAGGCCGGTGAACTGATCCATGAGTTGATGTACATAGTCGGATGGGAGGCGCTTCCTGAAGAGGCGGCCGCCTTCATTCACGCTCATCCGACGTTGTCGGAGGCGGTGGGAGAGACCCTTCTCTCCTCGACCGGGCGGAGCCTCCACTGA